The Methylomonas montana DNA window ATCCGGAACTGGCCGTCAGCCAACTGGCTGCCGATTTGTGGCGTTTATCGCAACAAGCCGAGTTTAGCGACGCCGATGTCGCGGCGTTCAAAGACCAACTCAGCGCTTACGACAGCCCGGCAGCACTGGTTGCCGGCCTGCTGGACATCGTCAGCCGCTGGAGCTTTGCCGCCAAGCAAGCCCCCGAACTGCAAGCACTAGTCGCCAAATGGTTAAGCTTCAAAATCCCGGAAAAAACCAATCTGGAAAATTTGGTTGATCACCAATCGCTTGCTCGAGACGGTTATGATGTTTGGGCTTGCGACGATCACCATCACCGCCGCCGCGATGGTTTTGCGCTGACCGACAAACGTTTCAACCAAAGGCAGTCGCTGTATGAAGTAGACCACTGCATCTACTGCCACGACCGCGACAACGACTCGTGCTCAAAAGGCATCAAGAACAAAAAAGACAACAGCTTCAAAACCAACCATCTCGGCGCCTTGATGACCGGCTGTCCACTGGAAGAAAAAATCTCCGAGATGCATGTGGTCAAGCGCCAAGGCGACAATATCGGCGCGCTGGCGATGATCATCATCGACAACCCGATGTGCCCCGGCACCGGCCACCGGATTTGCAACGATTGCATGCGCGGTTGTATCTACCAAAAAACCGAGTCGGTGAATATTCCGCAAATCGAAACCAATGTGCTGACCGACGTACTGTTCATGCCTTGGGGCTTCGAAATTTACAGCTTGCTGACCCGCTGGAACCCGTTGAACGTCAAGCGCTCCACCGCGCTGCCCTATAATGGCAAAAACGTATTGGTGGCCGGCATGGGTCCGGCCGGCTATACCTTGGCGCATTATCTGCTGAACGAAGGTTTCGGCGTGGTCGGTATCGACGCGCTAAAAATCGAGCCGCTACCGCTGCATCTGACCGGCGACCGCGACAACGTGCCGATGCCGATCATCGATTTCAACAGCCTGTACGAAGACCTGGACAAACGGGTGATGCTGGGCTTCGGCGGCGTCGCCGAATACGGCATTACCGTGCGTTGGGATAAAAACTTCCTGAAAGTGATTTACCTGACGCTGCTGCGCCGTGCCGCGTTCAAATGCTATGGCGGCGTGCGTTTCGGCGGCAGTATCACCATCGACGAAGCCTGGGACTTGGGCTTCGATCACATTGCCATCGCCAGCGGCGCCGGCAAACCGACCGTGATCGACCTGAAAAACAACCTGATCCGCGGCATCCGCAAAGCTTCGGACTTTTTGATGGGTCTACAATTGACCGGCGCGGCCAAAGAATCCTCGCTGGCCAACCTGCAAGTACGCTTGCCGGCCGGTGTAATCGGCGGAGGCTTGACCGCGATCGATACCGCGACCGAGCTGCTGGCTTACTATCCGGGGCAGGTTAGCAAGATTTTGCACCGTTACGAGAAACTGGTCGCTAAATACGGCGAAACCTCGGTGCGCGGCCGTTACGATGCCGAAGAATTGGAAATTCTGGAAGAGTTTTTGGCGCACGGCCGAGTGATCGAGCAGGAGCGGCAACGCGCGGCTTCTACCGGCGAAACGCCTAACTTCCTGCCCTTCCTGAAACAATGGGGCGGCGTGACGCTGTTTTATCGCAAAGGCATCAAGGATTCGCCGGCTTACCGGCAAAACCACGAAGAGATCCACGAAGCCTTGTCGGAAGGCATTTATCTGGCAGAAGGCATGAGCCCGCTGGAAGCCCTCGAGGATCAATACGGCCATCTGCGAGCCGTGCGCTTCGAGAAACTCATCGAACAAGAAGGACGCTGGCGCAAAACCGACGAAGTGGAAGTCACATTGCGCGGCCTGTTCATCGCCGCCGGTACCGCGCCGAACACGATTTACCAGTCCGAGCATCCGCGTACCTTCGTGATGGACAGCAAGTTCTACAAACGCCACGAACCGGACTGGCTGCAAGGCAAGGCCGAACTGGTACCGATGGCCGACGACACCCAGGTCAAGGTCGGTAAGCCTGCACCGTTCACCTCGTATCAAAGCGCGGGCCGTTACATCACTTTTTACGGCGACAATCACCCGGTTTATGCCGGCAACGTCGTCAAAGCGATGGCCAGCGCCAAGGACGGTTACCCGTATATCGTCAAACTGTTCGCCCACGAATTGGCCGGCCTCGATGCCGCGCAACAAACTCAGCGCGACACGCAATTGTTAGCCATGCAGGACAAGCTTGACGAGTTGTTCCTGGCGCATGTCGTCGAGGTCAACCGCCTGACCCCGACCATTATCGAAGTCGTTATCAAAGCACCGGCGGCGGCGAAAAACTTCGAGCCGGGTCAGTTCTACCGGGTGCAAAACTACGAATCCTTGGCGCCCGTGGTCGAAGGCACCAGGCTGGCAGCCGAAGGCCTGGCGCTGACCGGCGCCTGGGTTGACAAGGAAAAAGGTTTGGTGTCGTTGATCGCCTTGGAAATGGGCAGCTCCAGCCGCTTGTGCGCCACCTGGAAAGCCGGCGATCCGTTGGTATTGATGGGCGTCACCGGCGCGCCGACCGATATTCCGCAAAATCAGACCGTGCTGTTATTGGGCGGCGGTTTGGGTAACGCGGTGCTGTTCTCGATCGGTAAAGCCATGCGCGCTGCCGGCAACAAGGTGTTGTATTTCGCCGGCTACCGCAACCGCGAAGACTTGTTCAAGGTGCCGGAAATCGAAGACGCTTCCGATGTGATCGTCTGGGCCGTGGACAATCGTCCCGGCAACGAAGCGATTCCGGTCACCCGGCCGCAGGATAAAACTTTCGTCGGCAACATCGTCGAAGCGATGGTCGCCTACGCCACCGGCGAGCTGGGTGAAACCGCACTGCGCTTGCAAGACGTCGAGCATTTGATTGTGATCGGCTCCGACCGGATGATGGCGGCGGTCAAGGCCGCTCGTTTCGCGGCCTTGAAACCCTATTTGAAAGAAGGCCACGAAGCGATCGGCTCGATCAACTCGCCGATGCAATGCATGATGAAGGGCGTCTGCGCCCAATGCCTGTGCAAGCACGTCGATCCGGAAAGTGGCGAGGAAAGTTTCATGTATTCCTGCTACAACCAGGATCAAGCGCTGGATTACGTCGACTTCCCCAACCTGCAAGCACGCTTGCGGCAGAACACGGTGCAGGAAAAACTTTCCTCACTGTGGCTGACCTATCTGCTGGAAGCCGAACAGGGCTAAACCGCGTAATCTCGTGACCGTCATTCCTGCAAGCGCGCGGGAATGACAAAACAATCGCTGCCCGGAACTGATCCTGGGCGGCGATTGTCCAGCTCTCAGTTTTTGAAAGGAGTTCACCCGTGTTTTCACGCATCCCGCTATTGTTATTGCTCGCCTTTTCGCCACTGATCGCCTGGGCGGACGTCGAACAGGCCGCACAAGCCTTAAATCTCACCAAACACTGGGTCGGCTATCTGGCTATTGCAATTTTCGCAGTGGCTTACCTACTGGCGATGACCGAAGAAGTCACCGAACTGAATAAATCCAAACCCATGGTGCTGGCCGCCAGCTTGATTTGGGCTTTCATCGCCGGCATTTACGTCAATAACGGCATGAGCGAACAAGCCGGCCATGCGTTCCGTGCCTGCCTGGAAGGCTACGCGGAATTATTTTTGTTCATCATGGTATCGATGGCCTATCTGAACGCAATGGAAAACCGAGGCGTTTTCAACAACTTGCGGGTTTGGTTGCTCAGCAAAGGTTTCAGCTACCGTAAATTGTTCTGGATTACCGGCATAATGTCGTTCTTTATGTCCTCGATCTGCAACAATTTGACCACGGCCTTACTAATGGGCGCGGTCATCATGGCGATGGGTAAGGATAATCGCCAATTTGTCACGCTGGCCTGCATCAACGTCGTGGTCGCCACCAATGCCGGCGGTTCGTTCAGCCCGTTCGGCGACATCACCACACTGTTGGTCTGGCAAAGCGGCGTCGTGCCGTTTAAGGACTTTTATTCCCTGTTTATTCCGGCCGTAGTCAATTTTGCACTACCGGCGATCATCATGCATTTCTGGATTCCCAAGGAATATCCCTCGGCTGTTGGTAAAGCTCCTGTCATGAAACGCGGCGCGATGGCTATGATCGTGCTGTTTTTGCTCACCATCGTCACTGCGGTCTGTTTCGAAAATATGCTGAAACTGCCGCCGGCCGCCGGCATGTTGGCAGGCCTGACCTATTTGAAATTTCTTAGTTATTACATGCAGAAGACCGAAGGCAAACAGAAAGTCAGCGACTTTGCTCATGTCTATAAGTTATTCCAAGTTAAATTACCGGAAGCCAATCAAGACCATAAGTTCGATGTTTTCAAAAGCGTCGCTACCTTGGAGTGGGATACGCTGCTGTTTTTCTACGGCGTGATGATCAGTGTCGGCGGCCTGAGTTTTATTGGCTATCTGACCATGGCTTCGGATATTTTATATGTCGGCATGGACCCGACCATCGCCAATATCATAGTCGGCATTCTGTCGGCATTTATCGATAACGGCACCATCATGTTTGCCGTGCTCACCATGCACCCGGATATCTCGCAAGGCCAATGGCTGCTGGTGACCTTGACCGCCGGCGTCGGCGGCAGCTTGTTGGCGATCGGCTCCGCCGCCGGCGTCGGCTTGATGGGTCAACTGAAGGGCGTTTACACCTTTAGCGCTCATCTGAAGTGGATGCCGGTGATTCTGCTCGGTTTTTTTGGCAGTATAGCGACTCATTTCCTGATTAACAGCGCTTATTTCTAACCCTAGAATTGCTTAAGCAAGCGATTTAACGGTCTATCCGATAGGCCAATTGCAAAAACCAAATATTTTTTTGAGATTTTTTCACCCATTGACTTAATCGTTCCACCCCGCCAGGCAACCGAGCCGGGCGGGACATACACGACTCCCACCGAAACAGAAAAGAACGATATTTCAATATCTTAGACACCCTCAAGCCACTCTCTGCCACCGTTAGCCGAATAGAGTCCGCAGCAAAAATCGATTGACAAAACATTGTCACAATTTTTTAACGAGCAAAATCTAGCTAGTTTTTGTGGATAGCTGGCAATTGCCATGTATAATGACTTCCGATTTAGCTCGGTATCGTTGTCGCTTTTGAAGTCTGCAATCGGATCAACAATCATTGTTTTCCACTACCCGCTTTATTCACCAACCCTAGTTACAAACCAGCGAATAGCACTTATAAGCAAGAGAGATTTATGTCAGTTCAAGTAGAAGGCAAAGTAAAATGGTTCAATGATGAAAAAGGCTTCGGTTTCATTGAACAAGAAGGTGGCAAAGATGTATTCGTACATTTCAGCGCAATCAACGGCAACGGCCGCAAAACCTTGAAAGAAGGCCAAAAAGTCACGATGGAAGTGACCAATGGCCAAAAAGGCCCACAAGCGGAAAACGTTACACCGCTGTAAATTGAACTGAAAAAGCCGCCTAACCAGCGGCTTTTTCGTTAGATCAGTTTACCCCACAAGTCGTACTCGTCGGCTTCCTCGATTTCGACCTCGACGAACTCGCCGACTTGTAGATGACTTGCGCCGTCGATAAACACCTGACCATCGATTTCAGGTGCATCGCTTTGGCTGCGCGCGACCGCACCCTCCTCGACCACCTCGTCGACCAATACCGTTTCGATTCGGCCAACCCGACGCTGTAAGCGCTCGGCGCTGATCGCCGCTTGATGCTCCATGAATCGCGCCAGACGCTCTTGCTTGACCTCTTCCGGCACCGTACCCGGCAAATCGTTGGCCGCCGCGCCCTTTACTGGCGAATAAGCAAAACAGCCGACCCTATCCATCTGCGCTTCGCTTAAAAACTGCAGTAATTCTTCAAACTCTTGCTCGGTTTCGCCGGGAAAGCCGACGATAAAAGTACTGCGAATCGTCAAATCCGGACAAATCTTCCGCCAGGCGCGGATACGCTCCAGATTGTTTTCCGCCGCGGCCGGACGTTTCATCAACTTTAAAATCCGGCTATTGGCGTGCTGAAACGGAATATCCAGATACGGCAGGATTTTGCCTGCGGCCATCAACGGCACCACTTCATCGACATGCGGATACGGATAGACGTAATGCATCCGCGCCCAGATGCCCAATTCGCCCAATGCTTCGGCCAAGTCATAAAAACGGGTCTGCAATTCACGCCCGCGCCAACGCCGGCTTTGGTATTTCAAATCCAGACCGTAAGCACTGGTATCTTGAGAAACGATCAGCAGTTCCTTAACGCCGGCATCGGCCAGCCGTTCGGCTTCCTGCATCACATCGTCGATAGGCCGGCTGACCAGATCGCCGCGCATCGAGGGGATGATACAAAACGTGCATCTATGATTGCAGCCTTCCGAAATTTTCAGATAGGCATAATGTTTAGGCGTCAGCTTGATGCCTTGCGGCGGCACCAAGTCTGTAAACGGGTTATGCGCCGGCGGCAGATGCTCGTGCACCGCCGACACCACTTCGTCGGTGGCATGAGCGCCGGTGATTTTTAAAACCTGGGGATGACGGGCCAAAATCTCGTCTTGGCGCGCCCCTAGGCAACCGGTGACGATGACCTTGCCGTTTTCCGCCAAAGCCTCGCCGATGCTATCCAGCGATTCCTCAACCGCCGCATCGATAAAACCGCAGGTATTGACGATTACCAAATCCGAATCCTTATAGTTCGGCGAGACTTGGTAGCCCTCGCTGCGCAAGCGGGTCAAAATCTGCTCGCTATCGACCAGGGCTTTCGGACAGCCCAAACTAATAAATCCAACGCGGGGGTTACTCATGAAAATCTCTCGAAAACATTTTTATAAACAGGTGGGTGGCTTGGGCAAGCCGGCGATTTTGCAGGCGTATTTCAACGGCCCTTGCGGAAACAGTTTTTGCAGATAACGGCTATTACCCTTGTCTTCGCCGAATTGCTTGCGGACGGCCGTCACGAACATCCGGGCATTGGGTAAATGTTTGAATTGCTGGTAATAATCGCGAATGAACAGCAGGATTTCCCAATGTGCATCGTTGATCTCGATCGCTTCAAGCCGAGCCAACTCGTCCGCGACGCGCCGGTTCCATTGCGCCGCATCGCGCAGAAAACCGTCATCCGTGGTTTCCAGCGCAATACCGTCCAGCATCAACACCACGAATGAATCACCGGATTTTTGACCGTCAACTCGACCAGACCGGCGTAATCGACAGCCTCGACGCCAGCCAGCCAGCGCTGCGGTTCGAGGCCATGCACCAGCAACATTTCCCGCAACGCATACACCCGGCAGCCCTCGGCCAATAATTGCCGCAATAACAAATTATCCTGATGACCGTTTAGTGCAGAACAAACCGCGCCGTCCACCAGCACGACATCATCTCCGCCACCAATCCGTTCGATAACCGCCGCCAGCAAAGGCGAACGCGACAATAAATGCAACATTATTCGACATGCGTCAGTTTCAAACCGACGATGCCGACGATAATCAGTAGAATCGAAGCCAGTCTGAACCAATCGGCCGATTCCTTAAACAGAAAAATTCCAATAATAGCGACACCGACTGCCCCCATACCGGTCCACACCGCATAGGCGGTTCCCAGCGGTAAGGTTCTGATGGCCAGCATCAACAGGTAAAAACTGCCCGCGCCGGAAACCCCGGTCACCACACTTGGCCATAGCTTGGTAAAGCCATCGTTATATTTCAGACTTAATGCAAATACAATTTCCGAACAACCTGCGGCAAACAACAACAGCCAACCCATCAAAACTCCTTGCGGATACACTATAATTGTTACCATTTTACAATAGCGCTTCCGGCAAACCGCAATATTTAGCGAAATTAATGGAAAAAGAATCCAATTATCTTGTTAGAAGCGCCAAATTGGTTTTTGGCTACCTGACTGAACTGATCAAAAAGAGATGCATCCTCTCCGCACAATTTGGCGAAAATAATCAGTCGTTTTTAACTACGATTATCGCCCTCGATCAAAAAGCCAATCTATTAACCATCGATATTGGCCCCACAGATGAGCTGAATCAGCAGCTGCT harbors:
- the nhaD gene encoding sodium:proton antiporter NhaD, whose protein sequence is MLAFSPLIAWADVEQAAQALNLTKHWVGYLAIAIFAVAYLLAMTEEVTELNKSKPMVLAASLIWAFIAGIYVNNGMSEQAGHAFRACLEGYAELFLFIMVSMAYLNAMENRGVFNNLRVWLLSKGFSYRKLFWITGIMSFFMSSICNNLTTALLMGAVIMAMGKDNRQFVTLACINVVVATNAGGSFSPFGDITTLLVWQSGVVPFKDFYSLFIPAVVNFALPAIIMHFWIPKEYPSAVGKAPVMKRGAMAMIVLFLLTIVTAVCFENMLKLPPAAGMLAGLTYLKFLSYYMQKTEGKQKVSDFAHVYKLFQVKLPEANQDHKFDVFKSVATLEWDTLLFFYGVMISVGGLSFIGYLTMASDILYVGMDPTIANIIVGILSAFIDNGTIMFAVLTMHPDISQGQWLLVTLTAGVGGSLLAIGSAAGVGLMGQLKGVYTFSAHLKWMPVILLGFFGSIATHFLINSAYF
- a CDS encoding pyridine nucleotide-disulfide oxidoreductase produces the protein MTQKLNTRDLTQLTLGIPGFAYKDLYDAKRLADLLAAFDQSVQQHDAALFAEINAYRTSGGDGMKPEEISELLVKMAPLVGTFVARLFNISDVRDQQIGNIRGEFDAVFVYRTEIVGNLSKLFKGQTIEGWDIAALRAQLDGLLNAAGKQDLFKTDPELAVSQLAADLWRLSQQAEFSDADVAAFKDQLSAYDSPAALVAGLLDIVSRWSFAAKQAPELQALVAKWLSFKIPEKTNLENLVDHQSLARDGYDVWACDDHHHRRRDGFALTDKRFNQRQSLYEVDHCIYCHDRDNDSCSKGIKNKKDNSFKTNHLGALMTGCPLEEKISEMHVVKRQGDNIGALAMIIIDNPMCPGTGHRICNDCMRGCIYQKTESVNIPQIETNVLTDVLFMPWGFEIYSLLTRWNPLNVKRSTALPYNGKNVLVAGMGPAGYTLAHYLLNEGFGVVGIDALKIEPLPLHLTGDRDNVPMPIIDFNSLYEDLDKRVMLGFGGVAEYGITVRWDKNFLKVIYLTLLRRAAFKCYGGVRFGGSITIDEAWDLGFDHIAIASGAGKPTVIDLKNNLIRGIRKASDFLMGLQLTGAAKESSLANLQVRLPAGVIGGGLTAIDTATELLAYYPGQVSKILHRYEKLVAKYGETSVRGRYDAEELEILEEFLAHGRVIEQERQRAASTGETPNFLPFLKQWGGVTLFYRKGIKDSPAYRQNHEEIHEALSEGIYLAEGMSPLEALEDQYGHLRAVRFEKLIEQEGRWRKTDEVEVTLRGLFIAAGTAPNTIYQSEHPRTFVMDSKFYKRHEPDWLQGKAELVPMADDTQVKVGKPAPFTSYQSAGRYITFYGDNHPVYAGNVVKAMASAKDGYPYIVKLFAHELAGLDAAQQTQRDTQLLAMQDKLDELFLAHVVEVNRLTPTIIEVVIKAPAAAKNFEPGQFYRVQNYESLAPVVEGTRLAAEGLALTGAWVDKEKGLVSLIALEMGSSSRLCATWKAGDPLVLMGVTGAPTDIPQNQTVLLLGGGLGNAVLFSIGKAMRAAGNKVLYFAGYRNREDLFKVPEIEDASDVIVWAVDNRPGNEAIPVTRPQDKTFVGNIVEAMVAYATGELGETALRLQDVEHLIVIGSDRMMAAVKAARFAALKPYLKEGHEAIGSINSPMQCMMKGVCAQCLCKHVDPESGEESFMYSCYNQDQALDYVDFPNLQARLRQNTVQEKLSSLWLTYLLEAEQG
- a CDS encoding DMT family transporter, which encodes MGWLLLFAAGCSEIVFALSLKYNDGFTKLWPSVVTGVSGAGSFYLLMLAIRTLPLGTAYAVWTGMGAVGVAIIGIFLFKESADWFRLASILLIIVGIVGLKLTHVE
- a CDS encoding cold-shock protein, whose translation is MSVQVEGKVKWFNDEKGFGFIEQEGGKDVFVHFSAINGNGRKTLKEGQKVTMEVTNGQKGPQAENVTPL
- a CDS encoding DsrH/TusB family sulfur relay protein, which produces MLHLLSRSPLLAAVIERIGGGDDVVLVDGAVCSALNGHQDNLLLRQLLAEGCRVYALREMLLVHGLEPQRWLAGVEAVDYAGLVELTVKNPVIHSWC
- the rimO gene encoding 30S ribosomal protein S12 methylthiotransferase RimO, with the protein product MSNPRVGFISLGCPKALVDSEQILTRLRSEGYQVSPNYKDSDLVIVNTCGFIDAAVEESLDSIGEALAENGKVIVTGCLGARQDEILARHPQVLKITGAHATDEVVSAVHEHLPPAHNPFTDLVPPQGIKLTPKHYAYLKISEGCNHRCTFCIIPSMRGDLVSRPIDDVMQEAERLADAGVKELLIVSQDTSAYGLDLKYQSRRWRGRELQTRFYDLAEALGELGIWARMHYVYPYPHVDEVVPLMAAGKILPYLDIPFQHANSRILKLMKRPAAAENNLERIRAWRKICPDLTIRSTFIVGFPGETEQEFEELLQFLSEAQMDRVGCFAYSPVKGAAANDLPGTVPEEVKQERLARFMEHQAAISAERLQRRVGRIETVLVDEVVEEGAVARSQSDAPEIDGQVFIDGASHLQVGEFVEVEIEEADEYDLWGKLI
- a CDS encoding TusE/DsrC/DsvC family sulfur relay protein translates to MVLMLDGIALETTDDGFLRDAAQWNRRVADELARLEAIEINDAHWEILLFIRDYYQQFKHLPNARMFVTAVRKQFGEDKGNSRYLQKLFPQGPLKYACKIAGLPKPPTCL